The Sulfitobacter sp. SK011 genome has a window encoding:
- a CDS encoding sigma-54 dependent transcriptional regulator, producing MSDILIVDDERDIRELISDILEDEGYNTRLAGNSDDAMAAINLEPPSLMVLDIWLKDSRMDGIDILKAVKRDNPDVPVVIISGHGNIEIAVAAIKQGAYDFIEKPFNIDQLLVVIRRAMETSRLRRENQSLKRRDVTSSEMIGASAAFRALIGQLDKVTKSNGRVMLTGPAGSGKEVAARYIHAQSARASAPFVTVNCAGVEPDRMEEVLFGRENAERGVEPGLLEQAHGGVIYFDEVADMPLGTQSKILRVLVDQQFTRVGGNDKVRVDLRVVSSTNKDLDAAIKAETFRQELFHRLNVVPIAVPALEERREDIPLLAEHFIAEMHKSQGLPQRELSEDAIALLQTMIWPGNVRQLKNLVERVLILGDGTGPIEARELPGEDDHSEEDGRVVLSGALATLPLREAREAFEREYLLTQINRFGGNISRTANFVGMERSALHRKLKSLGVVTSAKSGVRVAHVDVDEDEGVE from the coding sequence ATGAGTGACATTCTGATTGTAGACGATGAACGCGACATTCGCGAACTGATCTCGGATATTCTGGAGGATGAGGGGTACAACACCCGGCTGGCCGGCAACTCTGATGACGCGATGGCCGCGATCAATCTGGAACCACCATCGCTGATGGTGCTCGATATCTGGCTGAAAGACAGCCGCATGGACGGCATTGATATCCTCAAGGCGGTCAAGCGGGATAACCCGGATGTGCCGGTGGTGATCATCTCTGGTCACGGCAATATCGAAATTGCTGTCGCCGCGATCAAACAGGGGGCGTATGATTTCATCGAAAAGCCCTTTAATATCGATCAGCTGTTGGTGGTCATCCGCCGCGCCATGGAAACCTCGCGGCTGCGGCGCGAGAACCAGAGCCTCAAACGCCGCGATGTGACCAGTTCAGAAATGATCGGTGCCTCGGCTGCGTTCCGGGCGTTGATTGGCCAGCTCGACAAAGTTACAAAATCCAACGGCCGGGTGATGCTGACCGGACCTGCCGGGTCAGGCAAGGAAGTCGCCGCGCGCTATATTCACGCACAATCGGCCCGCGCCTCGGCCCCGTTTGTCACGGTCAATTGTGCCGGTGTGGAGCCGGACCGCATGGAAGAGGTGCTGTTTGGCCGCGAAAATGCAGAGCGCGGTGTGGAACCGGGTTTGCTTGAGCAGGCGCATGGCGGCGTTATCTATTTTGATGAAGTGGCGGATATGCCGCTTGGCACCCAGTCAAAAATCCTGCGGGTGTTGGTGGATCAGCAATTCACCCGTGTTGGCGGCAACGACAAGGTGCGCGTCGATCTGCGCGTTGTGTCGAGCACAAACAAGGACCTCGACGCCGCCATCAAGGCTGAAACCTTTCGCCAGGAATTGTTTCACCGCCTGAACGTCGTGCCCATTGCCGTCCCGGCGCTTGAGGAACGGCGTGAAGACATTCCGCTTTTGGCGGAACACTTCATTGCGGAAATGCACAAATCGCAAGGTTTGCCACAGCGTGAATTGAGCGAGGATGCGATTGCGCTGCTGCAGACAATGATCTGGCCAGGCAACGTGCGTCAGCTCAAGAACCTTGTGGAACGGGTGTTGATCCTGGGCGATGGCACCGGCCCGATTGAGGCCCGCGAATTGCCGGGCGAGGATGATCACAGCGAAGAAGATGGCCGTGTCGTGTTGTCGGGTGCCTTGGCAACCTTGCCGCTCCGCGAGGCGCGCGAGGCTTTCGAACGCGAGTATCTGCTGACCCAGATCAACCGGTTTGGCGGCAACATCAGCCGCACGGCAAACTTTGTCGGCATGGAGCGCTCAGCCCTGCACCGCAAGCTCAAGTCACTGGGCGTGGTGACATCTGCCAAATCCGGCGTGCGGGTGGCTCATGTGGATGTGGATGAGGACGAGGGCGTCGAGTAG
- a CDS encoding nitrogen regulation protein NR(II), which produces MKSDLRIWASLPVPAVIIAPDDKIIDINPAAEGFLNASTKSVVGVPVWDIIAIDDPFEVAFARSREQGTPLFVNDVDVGSGQRAPLQCGLQIAPLAEAPGHMIMMITPRELAGRMTQNHTVKSAAKSAIGMAEMLAHEIKNPLAGITGAAQLLSMNLAPDELELTDLIVAESRRIVKLLEQVEQFGNLTEPVRQPVNLHDVLDRARRSALLGFGAQMKIIEDYDPSLPMALGDKDQLLQVILNLLKNASEAAGEGGGTIRLHSYFEHSFRLRRSDGSGQSLPLQIEIIDDGPGLPEHIKGDVFDPFVSGRENGTGLGLALVSKIISEHGGWISVTSVPGKTVFRISLSRAPLESEKT; this is translated from the coding sequence ATGAAATCAGACTTGCGCATCTGGGCCTCATTGCCGGTTCCTGCAGTGATCATCGCGCCCGATGACAAGATCATCGACATCAACCCGGCTGCCGAAGGGTTTCTCAATGCGTCAACGAAATCGGTTGTGGGGGTCCCGGTCTGGGATATCATCGCAATTGATGACCCGTTCGAGGTGGCTTTTGCACGGTCACGTGAACAGGGTACACCGCTGTTCGTGAATGACGTGGATGTGGGCTCGGGTCAACGTGCGCCTTTGCAATGCGGGTTGCAGATTGCGCCGCTGGCCGAGGCGCCCGGTCATATGATCATGATGATCACGCCGCGCGAATTGGCCGGGCGCATGACCCAGAATCACACGGTGAAATCCGCCGCAAAATCCGCCATCGGCATGGCCGAAATGCTGGCTCACGAAATCAAGAATCCGCTGGCCGGCATCACCGGTGCGGCGCAGCTTCTGTCAATGAACCTTGCGCCGGATGAGTTGGAGCTGACGGACCTGATCGTTGCCGAAAGCCGCCGTATCGTCAAACTGCTGGAGCAGGTTGAGCAGTTCGGAAATCTGACCGAACCCGTGCGCCAGCCCGTCAACCTGCACGATGTGCTGGACCGCGCACGCCGCTCGGCACTGCTGGGTTTTGGCGCGCAGATGAAGATAATTGAGGATTATGATCCCTCCTTGCCCATGGCTTTGGGCGACAAGGACCAGTTGCTGCAGGTAATTCTGAACCTGCTGAAAAATGCATCAGAAGCGGCGGGCGAGGGCGGGGGCACCATCCGTCTACACAGCTACTTTGAACATTCATTCCGGTTGCGCCGATCTGATGGGTCAGGCCAATCGCTGCCTTTGCAGATCGAAATCATCGACGATGGCCCCGGATTGCCCGAACACATCAAGGGCGATGTGTTTGATCCGTTCGTTTCGGGTCGTGAAAACGGCACCGGCCTTGGGCTGGCTTTGGTCAGCAAGATCATCTCGGAACACGGCGGCTGGATTTCGGTCACGTCGGTGCCTGGCAAAACCGTGTTTCGCATTTCGCTATCCCGCGCCCCTTTAGAATCGGAGAAGACATAA
- the dusB gene encoding tRNA dihydrouridine synthase DusB encodes MPPSLPFDSPHPVFLAPMAGITDLPNRTLVASFGAGLVVSEMVASHELLCRRPGTREKAELGLGIEGTAVQIAGREAEPMAEAARMIEAQGARIIDINMGCPAKKVTQGASGSALMKTPDHALRLIEAVVGAVKVPVTLKTRLGWDDAMLNAAEIAVRAEAAGIRMITIHGRTRCQFYKGHANWRAIRQIKDAVQIPVIANGDIVDTATARTALEQAGADGVMIGRGAQGKPWLLAQIAHDIYGTPAPTIPSGAAFTDMVAGHYAAMLCFYGETLGHRVARKHLGWYMDTCGTPADLRRAVLTAKTVAQTQALIAQAMQGDADMVAAA; translated from the coding sequence ATGCCCCCATCGCTGCCTTTCGACTCACCTCACCCGGTATTCCTGGCCCCGATGGCCGGAATCACCGATTTGCCCAACCGAACGCTTGTCGCGTCCTTCGGTGCCGGGTTGGTGGTGTCCGAGATGGTGGCGAGCCATGAACTGCTCTGTCGCCGCCCTGGCACCCGCGAAAAAGCCGAGCTGGGACTGGGTATTGAAGGCACCGCCGTTCAGATCGCCGGGCGCGAGGCAGAACCGATGGCCGAAGCCGCCCGGATGATCGAGGCGCAGGGCGCGCGGATCATCGACATCAACATGGGCTGTCCCGCGAAAAAGGTCACACAAGGGGCGTCCGGATCGGCGCTGATGAAAACGCCGGATCATGCGCTGCGCCTGATCGAAGCGGTTGTGGGGGCCGTCAAGGTGCCGGTGACGCTCAAGACCCGGCTTGGGTGGGATGATGCGATGCTGAACGCGGCCGAGATTGCGGTGCGCGCCGAGGCGGCGGGCATTCGGATGATCACCATTCATGGCCGCACCCGGTGCCAGTTTTACAAAGGTCACGCCAATTGGCGCGCGATCCGCCAGATCAAGGATGCGGTGCAAATCCCCGTCATTGCCAATGGCGATATTGTCGATACGGCAACCGCGCGAACGGCACTTGAACAAGCGGGCGCTGACGGCGTGATGATCGGGCGCGGTGCGCAGGGCAAGCCGTGGCTTTTGGCGCAGATTGCCCACGATATTTACGGCACCCCGGCACCGACGATCCCGTCAGGGGCAGCTTTCACAGACATGGTTGCAGGGCATTATGCGGCCATGCTGTGCTTTTACGGCGAGACATTGGGCCACCGTGTCGCACGCAAACATCTGGGCTGGTACATGGATACCTGCGGCACGCCTGCCGATCTGCGCCGTGCGGTGCTGACCGCAAAAACGGTGGCACAGACGCAAGCCTTGATCGCGCAGGCGATGCAAGGGGATGCAGATATGGTGGCCGCGGCATGA
- a CDS encoding phosphatidylglycerophosphatase A, which yields MKIAQLTATLLGVGYIRPAPGTWGSLVALPYAWLVHIIGGFPLLIFGVVAAFLIGWWATAKMTQGSDDHDPSEIVVDELVGQWIALLPLSYAAWSMQISILAMWPGWIAAFALFRLFDIWKPWIVGWADRRGDAMGVMLDDVFAGVFAAIGVMALAALYHGT from the coding sequence ATGAAAATTGCCCAGCTGACTGCAACGCTTTTGGGCGTCGGATACATCCGTCCGGCACCCGGCACATGGGGGTCACTGGTCGCCCTGCCCTATGCGTGGCTTGTCCATATCATCGGCGGGTTTCCGTTGTTGATCTTCGGCGTGGTCGCAGCGTTTTTGATTGGGTGGTGGGCAACCGCAAAAATGACCCAAGGGTCGGACGATCATGATCCATCAGAGATTGTCGTGGATGAATTGGTCGGGCAGTGGATTGCACTCTTGCCGCTCAGCTATGCCGCGTGGTCGATGCAGATCAGCATTCTGGCGATGTGGCCCGGTTGGATCGCGGCCTTTGCGCTGTTCCGGCTGTTCGATATCTGGAAGCCATGGATCGTGGGCTGGGCGGATCGGCGCGGTGACGCGATGGGTGTGATGCTGGATGATGTGTTTGCCGGCGTGTTTGCCGCGATTGGTGTGATGGCCCTTGCGGCGCTCTATCACGGGACGTGA
- a CDS encoding response regulator, whose amino-acid sequence MDGTVLVADDDRTIRTVLTQALTRAGCKVHATSSLTTLMRWVAEGKGDCVITDVAMPDGNGLEMLPKISLDRPDLPVIVISAQNTIMTAIKAAEADAFDYLPKPFDLPDLMKRTARALDRDGTPKRAMPTGDGDAQDELPLVGRTPVMQSLYRVVARVMNADLPVLIWGESGTGKSLIGKAIHDYSDRRSLPFVTVTAGDLQDLEGPARVLARVRGGTLLIDEIGDIPQTLQARIARMMDAPGEYSPRFLATSQTDMAAAMKDGTLRRDLYYRLSGATLHVPNLRDRVEDIDLLATHFLERAEGGNTGARRLSEGAIKVFANYPWPGNVRQLEHAMRQLALTSRAPQITQTEAEQVLGAQPDQEPLHAQASTERLGASVERHLRRYFDLHGTLLPPPGLYSRILREVEAPLIEIALASTAGNQAKCADLLGINRNTLRKKITDLDIEVTRGRKMM is encoded by the coding sequence ATGGATGGTACCGTTCTGGTCGCAGACGACGACCGCACGATTCGCACCGTTTTGACACAAGCGCTGACCCGCGCAGGATGCAAGGTGCATGCCACCTCAAGCCTGACGACCCTGATGCGTTGGGTCGCTGAGGGCAAAGGCGATTGTGTGATCACCGATGTCGCAATGCCCGATGGCAACGGGTTGGAGATGCTACCGAAGATTTCACTGGATCGGCCTGATCTGCCGGTGATTGTTATTTCGGCCCAAAATACGATCATGACGGCGATCAAGGCGGCAGAAGCGGACGCCTTTGATTATCTGCCCAAGCCATTTGATTTACCCGACCTGATGAAACGCACCGCACGGGCGCTGGACCGGGACGGCACGCCAAAGCGTGCGATGCCGACCGGTGATGGTGACGCTCAGGACGAACTGCCGCTGGTGGGGCGCACCCCGGTGATGCAATCGCTCTACCGCGTTGTGGCGCGGGTGATGAATGCGGATCTGCCGGTATTGATCTGGGGGGAAAGTGGTACGGGAAAATCGCTGATCGGCAAGGCGATACACGACTATTCCGACCGCCGCAGCCTGCCGTTTGTCACCGTAACAGCCGGCGATCTGCAAGACTTAGAGGGGCCAGCGCGGGTGCTGGCGCGGGTGCGTGGGGGGACTTTACTGATTGATGAGATCGGCGACATTCCCCAAACCCTTCAGGCGCGTATTGCGCGGATGATGGATGCACCGGGTGAATACAGCCCCCGGTTTCTGGCGACCAGCCAGACCGATATGGCCGCCGCGATGAAAGACGGCACCTTGCGCCGTGATCTTTATTATCGGTTGTCCGGGGCGACGCTGCATGTGCCGAACCTGCGCGACCGGGTTGAAGACATTGACCTGCTTGCCACGCATTTTCTGGAGCGTGCCGAGGGCGGCAATACCGGGGCGCGGCGTCTGTCCGAGGGGGCGATTAAAGTCTTTGCCAACTATCCCTGGCCGGGCAATGTGCGGCAGTTGGAACATGCGATGCGGCAATTGGCGCTGACCAGCCGCGCGCCCCAGATTACCCAGACCGAGGCCGAGCAGGTGTTGGGCGCGCAGCCCGATCAGGAGCCACTGCATGCCCAGGCCAGCACCGAGCGTCTGGGCGCTTCGGTCGAGCGGCATTTGCGGCGCTATTTCGATTTGCACGGCACGTTGTTGCCGCCGCCGGGCCTTTACAGCCGCATTCTGCGCGAAGTTGAGGCTCCTTTGATTGAAATCGCTCTGGCCTCAACCGCTGGAAATCAGGCGAAATGTGCCGATCTGCTTGGCATCAATCGCAATACTTTGCGCAAGAAGATCACCGACCTCGATATAGAGGTGACACGCGGTCGTAAAATGATGTAA
- a CDS encoding nuclear transport factor 2 family protein: MSQLQDAKVLVQAHYAALEKATPETIAHILAERCAETCIWRGVHPFETQTGPNGAAEAFWSPLLRSFTSLQRREDIFFAGLNEIDGFNSTWTVSMGHLMGLFDAPFLNIPASRKIAMLRYAEFNRVENGRIVETAMFCDLLHLMTQAGANRFPNQTAAHLVQPGPRTHDGRLLDACDAPEGKKTLALIDRMIGAISAANENPTERTPHEELSENWTEDMLWWGPEGIGATYTIDRYIEQHQGPFRRHINDRVFNGHLCRMAEGSYGGFFGWPNLTLTNAGGFMGIAGTDTRADMRVVDIYRRAGDKLAENWVFIDMLHFLKMQGVDVLGDLGAG, encoded by the coding sequence ATGTCCCAGCTACAAGATGCCAAAGTATTGGTTCAGGCGCATTATGCCGCGCTGGAAAAAGCCACCCCAGAAACAATCGCGCACATTCTGGCAGAACGCTGCGCTGAGACTTGCATCTGGCGCGGGGTGCATCCGTTTGAAACACAGACCGGTCCCAATGGGGCCGCCGAGGCATTTTGGTCCCCGCTTTTGCGCAGTTTCACCAGCCTGCAACGCCGAGAGGACATATTCTTTGCCGGATTAAATGAAATTGATGGGTTCAATTCCACATGGACTGTGTCGATGGGGCATTTGATGGGGCTTTTTGATGCGCCATTCCTGAACATTCCCGCCAGCCGCAAGATCGCGATGCTGCGCTATGCAGAATTTAACCGCGTTGAGAACGGCCGCATCGTTGAGACGGCGATGTTTTGTGATCTGTTGCACCTGATGACACAGGCGGGCGCGAACAGGTTTCCAAATCAAACAGCAGCGCATTTGGTGCAGCCCGGCCCGCGCACCCATGATGGGCGGTTGTTGGATGCTTGCGATGCGCCCGAAGGCAAAAAGACCCTCGCATTGATTGACCGGATGATCGGGGCCATCTCAGCCGCCAATGAGAACCCGACAGAACGCACGCCGCATGAAGAATTGTCTGAAAACTGGACCGAAGACATGCTGTGGTGGGGGCCCGAAGGCATCGGGGCCACTTATACGATTGACCGCTACATCGAACAGCACCAAGGCCCGTTTCGCCGCCACATCAATGACCGGGTCTTCAACGGCCACCTCTGCCGGATGGCTGAAGGCAGCTATGGCGGGTTCTTTGGCTGGCCAAACCTGACGCTGACAAATGCCGGCGGGTTCATGGGTATTGCGGGCACTGACACCCGTGCCGACATGCGCGTTGTCGATATTTACCGCCGCGCAGGTGATAAGCTGGCGGAAAACTGGGTATTTATTGACATGCTGCATTTTCTAAAGATGCAGGGTGTCGATGTTCTGGGCGACCTCGGCGCGGGCTAA
- a CDS encoding bifunctional 2-C-methyl-D-erythritol 4-phosphate cytidylyltransferase/2-C-methyl-D-erythritol 2,4-cyclodiphosphate synthase, whose amino-acid sequence MTTTALIVAAGRGTRAGGHKPKQWQMLASARVIDHTLAAFQNHPGIDRIVVVLHPDDMAHAAAFEDQGITVAEGGADRATSVRHGLAALGDETHVLIHDAARPCVSAQVISGVLDALVTAPAAAPGLAITDALWRGADSRITGTTDRAGLFAAQTPQGFEVAAIRAAHDTYAGTALDDVEVARAAGITVTMTPGDADNIKITTADDFARAARILENRMDIRTGNGFDVHAFGPGDHVMLCGVKIPYDQGLVGHSDADVGMHTVTDAIYGALAMGDIGQHFPPSDPQWKGASSDVFLRHAVGLAREMGFTLCHVDCTLICEHPKVGPHSAAMRAVMADILDIDIARMSVKATTTERLGFTGRGEGIAAMATATLVKS is encoded by the coding sequence ATGACAACAACAGCGCTGATCGTTGCCGCCGGGCGCGGCACTCGTGCGGGCGGGCATAAGCCAAAGCAGTGGCAAATGCTGGCCAGCGCGCGGGTGATTGATCACACATTGGCCGCTTTTCAAAATCATCCGGGGATCGACCGCATTGTGGTGGTCCTGCATCCTGATGACATGGCCCATGCCGCTGCGTTTGAGGATCAGGGGATCACTGTCGCCGAAGGGGGCGCAGATCGTGCCACATCGGTGCGCCACGGCCTCGCTGCGTTGGGAGATGAAACGCATGTGCTGATCCATGATGCCGCACGGCCCTGCGTGTCGGCACAGGTCATTTCTGGCGTGCTAGACGCGCTTGTCACCGCCCCTGCGGCGGCACCGGGACTGGCGATCACAGACGCGCTTTGGCGCGGTGCAGATAGCCGCATCACCGGCACCACAGACCGCGCCGGGCTTTTCGCGGCACAGACGCCGCAAGGTTTCGAAGTGGCCGCAATACGCGCCGCGCACGACACCTATGCGGGCACCGCTTTGGATGATGTGGAGGTTGCGCGCGCCGCTGGGATCACCGTCACGATGACCCCGGGCGATGCGGACAACATCAAAATCACCACCGCAGATGATTTCGCCCGCGCGGCCCGGATATTGGAGAACAGAATGGACATTCGCACTGGCAACGGCTTTGACGTGCATGCCTTTGGCCCCGGCGATCATGTAATGCTCTGTGGCGTAAAAATCCCATATGATCAGGGGCTTGTCGGTCATTCTGATGCTGATGTCGGGATGCACACGGTGACAGACGCGATTTACGGGGCGCTGGCGATGGGCGACATTGGCCAACATTTCCCGCCCTCTGATCCGCAATGGAAAGGCGCATCAAGTGATGTGTTTCTGCGCCATGCGGTCGGGTTGGCCCGCGAGATGGGTTTTACGCTTTGCCATGTCGACTGCACGCTGATTTGTGAGCACCCCAAGGTGGGCCCGCACAGCGCTGCGATGCGCGCAGTGATGGCGGACATCCTCGACATCGACATTGCCCGCATGTCGGTCAAGGCAACCACAACCGAGCGGCTTGGGTTTACCGGGCGCGGTGAAGGGATCGCCGCAATGGCCACAGCAACATTGGTGAAATCATGA
- a CDS encoding PAS domain-containing sensor histidine kinase, translated as MATRSRSFTLERLGRLRRIKRVRNGFTLGLVVLGPVLAMATYLILGPLGQSANTPGLRLILLLDLVYVLLIAALVLAQVARLIAARRAKSAGSRLHLRLTGVFALMALIPTVTVAVFAGLTVNVGLEGWFSDRVSGVVSNSLDAAQAYEAEQREDLISDAVALARSIDNARRQGISLSDSELLGEGQRQIQRGLREAYLIDGTAQIRARGDRSYLFDFEEPTTSQMEAAASQEVLVIEDWPNNEFRALVSMASFVDRYLYVSRDVDGEILSLLDETKETVRLYQQLESDRGRLLFEFALVYLAFAVILILAAVWLGLWFAERLSGPVGRLTGAAQQVGAGDLNVQVREEDGDDEIAMLGRYFNQMTKQLKGQRETLLDNTRQIERRRRLFDSVLSSVTSGVVGLDPEGCVTFVNRSAMRLLDWTEEQQSLALTVAVPEFGPLFDTVISGPGEVAQGEVKVSRQGSMENLLVRMATRRGDDGGLEGYVVAFDDVTDLVSAQRMAAWGDVARRIAHEIKNPLTPIQLSAERIRRKFGPKVGEDADALEQMTGVIIRQTGDLRRIVDEFSKFARMPEPETSVQDIKQLVRDAVLLQQTGQPGVKIRANLPDDPVMAQIDGTMISQALTNLIKNAGEAIESLIEKGPPEGLIPQINLTLTTDETSAILTIADNGIGLPEDRAALFEPYVTTRSEGTGLGLPIVKKIIEEHGGTLVLDNAPVFDGQNHFGAMAVITLPLLPHVTTE; from the coding sequence GTGGCAACCCGGTCACGCAGTTTTACACTGGAACGTCTCGGTCGTTTGCGCCGGATCAAGCGTGTGCGCAATGGCTTCACGTTGGGTCTGGTCGTGCTTGGCCCGGTTCTGGCAATGGCAACCTATCTGATCCTTGGTCCCTTGGGCCAAAGCGCGAATACGCCGGGCTTGCGGCTGATCCTGTTGCTCGATCTCGTTTATGTGCTGCTGATTGCGGCCCTTGTGCTGGCACAGGTCGCCCGTCTGATTGCAGCACGGCGCGCCAAATCCGCAGGATCACGACTGCACCTGCGGCTGACCGGGGTCTTTGCGCTGATGGCGTTGATCCCGACTGTGACGGTCGCGGTGTTTGCGGGGCTTACGGTCAATGTCGGGCTAGAGGGCTGGTTTTCGGACCGCGTCAGCGGTGTGGTCAGCAATTCACTGGACGCCGCGCAAGCCTATGAGGCAGAGCAGCGCGAAGACCTGATCTCGGATGCTGTCGCTCTTGCGCGCAGCATCGACAACGCGCGGCGGCAAGGCATTTCGCTTAGTGACAGTGAACTGCTCGGCGAAGGACAGCGGCAAATCCAGCGCGGGCTGCGCGAGGCCTATCTTATTGATGGCACGGCACAAATCAGGGCGCGCGGCGACCGGTCTTATCTGTTTGATTTTGAGGAACCGACAACCAGCCAGATGGAGGCGGCGGCATCTCAAGAGGTGCTGGTCATCGAAGATTGGCCCAACAATGAGTTCCGCGCGCTTGTTTCGATGGCGTCATTTGTCGACCGGTATCTCTATGTCAGCCGGGACGTGGACGGCGAAATCCTGTCCTTGCTGGACGAGACCAAAGAGACGGTGCGCCTTTACCAGCAGTTGGAATCAGACCGTGGACGGTTGTTGTTTGAATTTGCGCTGGTTTATCTGGCCTTCGCCGTGATCCTCATTCTGGCCGCCGTCTGGTTGGGCCTGTGGTTTGCGGAACGTCTGTCTGGGCCTGTGGGGCGGTTGACCGGGGCCGCACAACAGGTCGGGGCCGGGGATCTGAACGTGCAGGTCCGCGAAGAAGACGGCGATGACGAAATTGCGATGCTGGGCCGGTATTTCAACCAGATGACCAAGCAGCTTAAGGGTCAGCGCGAGACGCTGCTCGACAACACCCGCCAGATTGAACGCCGCCGCCGCCTGTTTGATTCGGTCCTGAGTTCGGTCACTTCCGGGGTTGTGGGGCTCGACCCGGAAGGCTGCGTGACATTCGTCAACCGCTCGGCGATGCGGCTTTTGGATTGGACCGAGGAACAGCAATCGCTGGCACTGACAGTTGCCGTGCCGGAATTTGGTCCGCTCTTTGACACAGTGATCTCAGGCCCCGGCGAGGTGGCACAGGGCGAAGTCAAAGTGTCCCGTCAGGGATCAATGGAAAACCTGCTGGTCCGCATGGCCACGCGGCGCGGGGACGATGGCGGGCTGGAAGGCTACGTTGTGGCATTTGACGACGTGACCGATTTGGTCAGTGCACAGCGAATGGCAGCCTGGGGCGACGTGGCGCGCCGGATCGCCCATGAAATCAAGAACCCCCTGACGCCCATTCAGCTGAGCGCGGAACGCATCCGGCGCAAATTCGGCCCCAAGGTCGGGGAGGATGCGGACGCGCTGGAACAGATGACGGGTGTGATCATCCGCCAGACTGGCGATCTGCGCCGCATCGTTGACGAGTTTTCCAAATTTGCGCGGATGCCTGAACCTGAGACATCCGTTCAGGACATCAAACAATTGGTCCGTGACGCCGTGTTGTTGCAGCAAACCGGACAGCCCGGGGTCAAGATCCGGGCCAATTTGCCGGATGATCCGGTTATGGCGCAGATTGACGGCACAATGATCTCGCAGGCGCTGACAAACCTGATTAAGAACGCAGGCGAAGCCATTGAATCCCTGATCGAAAAAGGTCCGCCAGAGGGGCTGATCCCGCAAATCAACCTGACCCTTACGACAGATGAGACAAGCGCGATATTGACGATTGCCGACAATGGCATCGGCCTGCCTGAAGACCGGGCCGCACTGTTTGAGCCCTACGTCACGACCCGGAGCGAAGGCACAGGTCTGGGCCTGCCGATCGTCAAGAAGATCATCGAGGAACACGGCGGCACGCTTGTCCTCGACAATGCGCCCGTTTTTGACGGGCAAAACCATTTTGGGGCCATGGCGGTGATCACGCTGCCTTTGCTCCCCCATGTAACGACTGAGTAG